The genomic DNA CTGTAGGtaatatgttgtttttttttactgATTTTATTGTTGGAATTTTGGTGCTTGAAGGTTATGTTTTGATTATGTTTCTATATGTGGTTGTTGAGTACTTGAGTTTGGATAGTTTATTGAAAGTTGTGATTGTTTAGAGTTTTTGATAGTTTACAAAATAGAAGTTTTGTTGTTTAGTTTCAATTAGGAAAGTGTTTTATGGCTTTTGGTTTGAAGCTGATTGATTAACTGAAGTTTTCCTTTTGGAACCCTAATCCATAATTCCATATACTTGACTGTATGAACTGTACTTTGTTGGCCTGTTATGTAAGAAAGTTAATCTTTTATCTTTGTAATTTAGATAAAAGAGGCTTAATTAGTTGGGGACTATAGGAGTTCAAGGAGCTTTAAATTTTAAGTTTTTGCTGTTCAGTTTTCTTATTGCCTTATTGGTTTTGAGTCTTTTAGGGAAGATATTGTATTCTTCTATTCTTTTGGATTTTGAAACGTATATAATGAAATAGTCAACGTATTGATACTAGAAGACCCAAGATATGAAGATATTATTCCGGTGTACAGCTTTGGATCCAGTAGAACTTATAGATGTAAGAAGAAACCGAAGATATATATGGGTAGCTACTCTGAATGTATTATACCCTTATGTGAAGTTATGACAACTTTAGCCTTTAGGATTTTGTGAATTGTGTGAAATAGGATATTAAAGTTTTAGACTTGACAATAATTTACTGAGCATCAGCTGTCTGAAGTGTACAGTTTGTAGGCAGGCAGTTAAATGGTAGGTTGAGGACCTTATGTGTGGTTCAAGTTCTTAATGTATGGCGGATGATTTAGTTTCTCGTATTCCAGCAATACAATTTTTATTGGATCCATTATTTATATTAAGAGGGGAATGTATAGAAGAAATTCAGAGGGTACTATTTTCTTTTAGTCTGGAAAATATGTAAGGTACATTTAAATATACTTCCATAATAATTTTATACATTGTTCTCCTAGGGTTCTTCTTGCATCCAAACAACTATTATAATACAAAATTACAAATGCCCTTGAATCATATGAACCGTGTGTATAAATATGTAAACAGGTAGATATGCTGTATTTAATCATTTAAACTGCTTCACTTGTTAATTTACTCTGTTTGACTATGACAGACTCAATCCTATTTCCCGAGATGCCTATTGCACTGCGGTTGTCCAGCCATCTGTTGCTTGGTGTGGTTAGGATTTACTCAAAAAAGGTCAATTACCTTTTTGACGATTGCAGTGAGGCTTTGCTTAAAGTCAAACAAGCTTTCCGGTCAACTGCTGTGGACTTGCCACCTGAAGAATCTACTGCTCCTTATCACTCAATAACCCTGCCAGAGACTTTCGATCTAGATGATTTTGAGCTGCCCGACAATGATCTGCAGGGGTTAATTTTTCAATATCTATCTTTTCAGGGGCCAGTTTGTCACTAATTTGTACTGATGTTTGCTTGTTGATATAACTATTTTGCAGTAATTATGTTGATCAACACATCAGTTCAAAGGACCAGATCACACTTCAAGATACTATGGAGGGCGTTGTTTATACTACATCTAAATTTGGACTTGACGGTTGGTATCTATTTCCATCATTAAAAAATCTTATTAACATTTTTCACGCAGTTCATATCAAATGATTATccgtttattttgtttttttttatagaGAGATTTGGTGATGGTGATGCATCTGGTTTAGATCTTGATGAGGT from Helianthus annuus cultivar XRQ/B chromosome 7, HanXRQr2.0-SUNRISE, whole genome shotgun sequence includes the following:
- the LOC110868292 gene encoding sister chromatid cohesion 1 protein 4-like, whose amino-acid sequence is MFYSQFILAKKGPLGTIWIAAHLERKLRKNQVADTDIGVSVDSILFPEMPIALRLSSHLLLGVVRIYSKKVNYLFDDCSEALLKVKQAFRSTAVDLPPEESTAPYHSITLPETFDLDDFELPDNDLQGNYVDQHISSKDQITLQDTMEGVVYTTSKFGLDERFGDGDASGLDLDEELLAEKAATPELATGTLNSDDDPQASVHANDSGGTPN